AATTATATACAATAAACCCGTTTCAAAAATGATTTTAGAGAAAATAGGACCTACAATCCTTCTTGTACTTACAGCTGCAGTTATATCGCTTCTTCTTGGTACGGCTATGGGAATAGTCGCTGCTCGAAAAGAAGGTGGTTTTATTGATGTAAGCTTATCGGGTATAAACTATGTTTTAAACGCTTTACCGTCTTTTTGGCTGGCATTAATGCTGATTATTTTATTTTCTACAAAATTGAAATGGCTGCCGACATTCGGAATGACCGACCCCAGAGGCTGAGTATTCAGGAATTAAATATGTAAAAGATGTAATTGTCCACTTAATTTTACCTATAACAACTTTAGTATTAATAGAACTTCCGCTATATTTCAGAATTGCAAAATCTTCAGTTCTACAAGTAACAAATGAAGATTTTGTTATGACATTAAGGGCTGTTGGAATGAGTGAAAAGAAGATTTTTAGAAAATATATTTTTAAAAATGCAATTTTACCTACAATTACTGTTTTCGGCATATCTTTGGCATATTTAATTACAGGTGTAGCTCTTATCGAAATTGTTTTTGCATGGCCGGGAACGGGAAGGCTTGTATTGAATGCCATTAATCAAAGAGATTATCCCGTTTTAATGGGTATTTATCTCATTATGAGTATTGCAATCGCTGTTATGATGATGGTTGTAGATATTGTGTATGCAATAGTAGATCCCAGAATCAGGTATTAAGGGAGATGAATTATGAAAATCGAAAAAATACGGGAACTGTGTAAAGCTTCTTATTCCGATAAGCAAATGCGGTTGGGTCTAATCTGTCTTTTCGTACTGTTGGTAATCATAGCATTTGCATCTCAGATTACAAATTTTAATCCTTATGAGTATGGAGATGATATTCTATCCGGCTTAGGAGAAAATGGGCATATTTTAGGAACCAACCATATGGGGCAAGATGTTTTCAGTATGATTGTTTACGGAACAGCGACATCATTAAAAGTTGCGGTCATTTCAGCCTTAATATCGGGAATCCTCGGCGTAATAATCGGCGGGATAGCAGGATTTTTTGGAGGAAAAGTAGATCAAATAATATCCGAATGTATAAATATTTTTATGATGCTCCCCACTTTCTTTTTAATTCTATTGATTATAGCTCTTTTCGGGAGCAGCATTTATAATGTAATGGTGGTTATCGGAATTACAACATGGCCGAGTAATGCAAAATTAATGCGAGCTCAAGCCCTTTCGATACGCGAACGCACATATGTTAAGTCGGCAAAAGCTCTCGGAGAAAATAACAGGCAAATTTTATTTAAATATATTATTCCGAATGGCATCTTTCCCGTAATTGCGAACACTACGGTCGGAATGTCTAATGCTATTTTAACTGAAGCAGGTCTTTCTTTTTTAGGATTGGGAGATCCGAATATTATCTCATGGGGGCAAATGATATATCAGGGAAAGCCGTATATCACAACTGCATGGTGGATATCTACATTTGCAGGGATAGGGATCGTAGTAACGGTAACTACATTTTAT
The DNA window shown above is from Treponema denticola and carries:
- a CDS encoding ABC transporter permease, which encodes MELPLYFRIAKSSVLQVTNEDFVMTLRAVGMSEKKIFRKYIFKNAILPTITVFGISLAYLITGVALIEIVFAWPGTGRLVLNAINQRDYPVLMGIYLIMSIAIAVMMMVVDIVYAIVDPRIRY
- a CDS encoding ABC transporter permease, with the translated sequence MKIEKIRELCKASYSDKQMRLGLICLFVLLVIIAFASQITNFNPYEYGDDILSGLGENGHILGTNHMGQDVFSMIVYGTATSLKVAVISALISGILGVIIGGIAGFFGGKVDQIISECINIFMMLPTFFLILLIIALFGSSIYNVMVVIGITTWPSNAKLMRAQALSIRERTYVKSAKALGENNRQILFKYIIPNGIFPVIANTTVGMSNAILTEAGLSFLGLGDPNIISWGQMIYQGKPYITTAWWISTFAGIGIVVTVTTFYLLGDGLNHILNPKNISSGGR
- a CDS encoding ABC transporter permease; the protein is MKNYILKRSFSAFITIIVVFTINFIIINIAPGNPIKTMMGKETDNIEQTKALEEKYGLNKPLYEQYFRYLKNMSTGDLGISIIYNKPVSKMILEKIGPTILLVLTAAVISLLLGTAMGIVAARKEGGFIDVSLSGINYVLNALPSFWLALMLIILFSTKLKWLPTFGMTDPRG